ccgtctccgcctgTGACAGGGTTCGACTTTTGGGTTCGTCGACCGGGTCCTCGCGCaccagcagcgccgcgcacgcgatgaGCAGAGGAAACGCGGCGGACACCCCGAACACGTATTTCGTGCCGTACGTCTCGATGAGAGATCCGGAAAAGTACGAAGACGCGATGCCTCCGATGGCCACCGAGCCCCAGCACAAGCTCTGGAGGGACCCGGAGAGCGCCTGAGACTCGCCTCGAGCCCTCGCGACCACGATGCTGTCTATGACGACATCGCTGAAGGCGGTGGAGAGGGAACCGAGGGTGAAGGCCAGCACCGCGCCGGGAACGTCGTTCACCACCGTGCACAGGGAGAaacccgcacccgcgcccaagaacccgcacgcggcgaggtagCTCTTGCGCTTGTACCCCGCGAGCGGCACCGAGTCGCTGATGAATCCCCAAAGCGGCTTGACCAACCAGGGCACGCTGGATATGGTGAAGATGAtggacgcctccgcgggagAAAGACCGAGCTCGTCCTTCACGAAGTAGTCCTTGGCGAGCCTAGACAGTCCGAGGATGCCCTGCACGAAGTACACCAACACGATGGCCGAGACCTCCGGGGTGAGAGGCACCCCAGCGAGTGAGATGCccgcgaacccgtcgccTTTATCAGCCCCGGCCGTAGGCAGCGCGGCCTCACTGCTCTCCacctcgacctcgagcgATCCACGCTCGCGAGGAGCCGCCAGGGGTCGAGACGTCTTCCcgggcgggcgtcgtcgcggcaaCCTCGCCGTGCGCTGCGAAACGACGTGGAAGGCTGAGCGAcgtgggcgcgcgggtgacggtAACTTCGTCGCACGCCTACCCAGCGAGGTGatgcgcgccctcgcgggcgtcaccgccacCTTACCAACCACAGACGACATCCCGATACGCCGCGCTACCCCTCCTGCGCGTGCCAACTGTGGAAAGGGGAGGCACAGGGGATGCCTTTTCGTGTGAAACGAAACCTCACAGTTGTGACGGACTGCTCTTGCGTAAGTTGCTAGGGTTGATTCACTTTTCCGGGCGCGAGCAGGACCGAGGAGGTCGGCGCCCGTagtcgcggcgatgagttTTGCCATTCACAAGCAGGTCCACCCGCCCACTGGCGTGGACCACGCGGTCGCTGCGTATTTCACCCACCCCATCGGTGACGGCGGTCCCCCGAACCTGGTGGTGATGCAGGCGAACCATCTCACGGTGTTTGCGATCCGACGCGATCCCTCGGCGGACGCttcgggcgacgccgcgctcggcgccaaggctgtggcgatggccaagaagaagaaggccgcgagcgccgatgaggacgacgacgacgacgagtccgacGACTCGCAGATGTccctcgaggtcgtcgccgagttCGACCTCAACGGCACCGTCGGATCCATCGCGGTCATGCGCAGGCGATCcggggcgccgaggaacCAGAGGGACGCGCTGCTCATCGCCGTTCGCGAGAGCAAGCTCAGCGTGATCGAGTGGGACCCGAGCGAGATGACCGTCGTGCCGTCGTCCCTGCACTCGTGGGAGACCCCGGTGGGCACCGGCGGAGTCCCATCCGCGCTTCGAGTAGCGCCTTTACCGcccctcgccatcgccgacccGGAGGGaaggtgcgcggcggtgctgctCAGAGCGGAGGGTCGATCCAGGCTGGCGCTGTgccccgcggtggacgcggacgcggacgcggacggggacggcggcggcgacgacggggaccgGAGGGGCCAagggcccgcggcgagcgtgagGAAATCGTTCGTCGTTGACCTCACCGCCGATCTCGCGCTGAGCGGGGtgagggacgccgcgttcctccaCGGATACGGCGAACCCGTGGTTCTCATCCTGCACGAACGCGAGCCCacgtgggcggcgaggatgccgctGGTGAACGATACCTGCGTCCTCACCGCCGTCAGCATAAACCTCGACACCAAGAGGTGCACGGTCATCTGGCAGAGGGAAAAGCTACCGTGCACGTGCTACCGGCTTTGTGCCATGCCGGACCCACTCGGCGGTGCCATCGTGTTGTCGAATAACTTCTTGCTGCACGAATCGCAGGAGAGCAGCAAGGCGCTCGCACTCAACCCGCTGGCGGGAGGTGTGACATTCGACGAtgccacgagcgcggcggctgccgcggcggcggcggcggcggctcagGCGTGCACAGCTGGCAACGCGGGATCGACCAACCCTGAGCTTGCCAACCCGGCATCGTTCGTCGCCACGCGCGAGGGCACGGAGAGTGCGCTGGGCGTctccgtcgagctcgactccgcgcacgcggcggtgttATCCGAGCGCCAGGTGCTCGTGACCACGAAGCAGGGTGCGCTGATGTTGCTCAGCCTGAGGGTGGAGGGTCgtcggctcgcggcgcacggcgcgatgCACCtacgacgcgcgggaggcgcggtgCTCTCGAGCGGCATGTGCCTCATCACGAAACGGCTGTTATTCCTCGGAAGCAGGGTGGGCGACTCCCTTCTCGTTTCTctgaagaagaaggaggctgcgggcgcggcgcagatgcttcccgcggcggcgccgaagaaACGCAAGGCTGGCGAAGCGGAGCCTCCGAAaccgccacccccgccgcaAAAGGTTGGCACCAGtcaggacgacgaggacgagctcgaggcgatgct
The genomic region above belongs to Micromonas commoda chromosome 4, complete sequence and contains:
- a CDS encoding folate-biopterin transporter family (folate/pteridine), with the protein product MSSVVGKVAVTPARARITSLGRRATKLPSPARPRRSAFHVVSQRTARLPRRRPPGKTSRPLAAPRERGSLEVEVESSEAALPTAGADKGDGFAGISLAGVPLTPEVSAIVLVYFVQGILGLSRLAKDYFVKDELGLSPAEASIIFTISSVPWLVKPLWGFISDSVPLAGYKRKSYLAACGFLGAGAGFSLCTVVNDVPGAVLAFTLGSLSTAFSDVVIDSIVVARARGESQALSGSLQSLCWGSVAIGGIASSYFSGSLIETYGTKYVFGVSAAFPLLIACAALLVREDPVDEPKSRTLSQAETADKKDGKSVGAQLAELGKKLWGVGKQRRIWAPTAFVFLWQATPNPGTAMFYFTTNELGFTPEFLGRVALARSVAALVGVGVYNGYLKKVPLKKMFFWSAVVGTALGLTQLMLVTGYNREIGISDQFFSLGDTVVLTVLGEVSFLPVLVLAAKICPEGVEATLFAALMSVFNAGGAASGALGAALTSYLGVTAEDFTNLFWLVLICNLSSLMPLAGLRWLDEADKEWEGEEDAVAALKEGGSD